One segment of Longimicrobiales bacterium DNA contains the following:
- a CDS encoding efflux RND transporter periplasmic adaptor subunit, whose product MTMPFRARWLALALVAVVVAAGIWTLTSRDAPQQAAAQSALAQADDPHAGHDMSAVEVNDGVVVMDPAMASSLGVVVVEAQLAPVARAIRTTGSVTYDETRLTTITPKFSGFAERLHVNFTGQPVRRGQALLEVYSPELVAAQEELLSALRMTAQLRASASPAVIERTAGLVDAARRRLLLWDISPAQVRQVEESGEVRRTLTMHAPSSGFVTEKMVQEGQAIGMGMPLYRLADLSTVWIEADVYEQDLRFVAVGEKVQVEITAYPQEPFSGRVSYIHPDVRAETRTTRVRIEMTNPGGRIKPGMYATVSIDAPVTQRAVVVPRDAVMHSGTHAMVFIEEAPGTYRIREVTVGVDAGGQTQILSGLLAGERVVSRANFLIDSESRLTESMGDMPGMNH is encoded by the coding sequence ATGACAATGCCATTTCGCGCCCGCTGGCTGGCGCTCGCGCTGGTTGCCGTCGTCGTGGCAGCCGGCATCTGGACGCTCACGTCACGCGACGCGCCGCAGCAGGCAGCCGCGCAGAGTGCGCTCGCACAGGCTGACGATCCTCACGCCGGCCATGACATGTCGGCTGTAGAGGTGAACGATGGCGTTGTGGTCATGGACCCCGCGATGGCCAGCTCGCTCGGCGTCGTCGTCGTCGAGGCACAGCTCGCACCGGTAGCACGTGCGATCCGCACGACCGGCAGCGTCACGTACGACGAGACGCGCCTGACGACGATCACGCCGAAGTTCAGCGGCTTCGCCGAGCGGCTGCACGTGAATTTCACGGGCCAGCCCGTGCGCCGCGGCCAGGCGCTGCTCGAGGTGTACTCGCCGGAGCTGGTCGCGGCCCAGGAGGAGCTGCTCTCGGCCCTGCGCATGACCGCGCAGCTGCGGGCGAGCGCATCACCCGCCGTCATCGAGCGTACGGCCGGCCTCGTCGACGCGGCACGGCGCCGGCTCCTGCTCTGGGACATCTCGCCGGCTCAGGTCCGGCAGGTCGAGGAGAGCGGGGAAGTGCGACGCACACTCACGATGCACGCGCCGTCGTCCGGGTTCGTCACGGAGAAGATGGTGCAGGAGGGCCAGGCGATCGGCATGGGCATGCCGCTTTACCGCCTCGCCGATCTCTCGACTGTCTGGATCGAGGCCGACGTGTACGAGCAGGACCTGCGTTTCGTCGCGGTCGGTGAGAAGGTGCAGGTGGAGATCACCGCGTACCCGCAGGAGCCGTTCAGCGGGCGCGTGAGCTACATCCATCCCGACGTGCGCGCGGAAACGCGCACGACGCGTGTGCGCATCGAAATGACGAATCCCGGCGGCCGCATCAAGCCGGGGATGTATGCGACGGTGAGCATCGATGCGCCGGTAACGCAGCGGGCCGTTGTCGTCCCGCGCGACGCCGTCATGCACAGCGGGACCCATGCCATGGTGTTCATCGAAGAGGCGCCCGGCACGTATCGGATCCGCGAGGTCACGGTCGGCGTGGATGCGGGCGGGCAGACGCAGA